The following is a genomic window from Roseitalea porphyridii.
GTCTGATGGCAGCCAGATCATCCTGGGCGTCGCCGGAGAGTTCAACGGAGGCCAAATCGCTTCATGACGGCCGCAAGGGGCTCTCGTCGTTCCGGATGCGCGTCGTCATTGGCAAGCGAACGGCGTAACTTGCGTTCGGCCCAGTCCAGATATTCCTGATCGCCCGCCGCAGGGCGCGGCTCGGTCAGTTCCCGAAGGTCAGGCTTTTCGTGCGTCTGGCTCATTGGCGTATTCTAGCGCGTCCGCAGCCGATCGCAAACAACCTAACGCTCCACCTTCAGCCCGCTCGGCACCGCATCGGGTATGCCGAAGCGGCCCTTGGCGGCGGCCTCGTCGGTGAGCGTTTTCAGGAAGGCGACGAGCGCGGCGACGTCGCGGTCTTCGAGCGCGACCGGCGCGATCTCCACGACGTCGGCAATCGCCGACAATTCGCCCGCATCGTCCAGAACCGCGAAATCGTCCGCGCCCTCGAGCGTCGGCAGCACGGCCTGCGCGGCGTCGTAAGCGGCGAGCTCGGTACGTGGATCGACATGGTGCCGCACGAACGCCTCGAGCGTTGCGAACGCGCCGGCATGGCCATAGGGCGCGGTCAGCGCCACGTTGCGTAGCGACGGGGTGCGGAACCGGTAGGCGTCGGCCGGATCGCCCGTCACCCGCATGCGGCCGACATCGCGCCTGTGCGTTTCGAACCGAGCGCCCTTGCCCGGGCCGATCTGCGGCTGGCCCATGGCGTGGAAATCATGATCGGTCAGGAACGGCCCCTGATGGCAGCGCGCGCAGTCCGCCGCGCCATAGAACAGTTCCATGCCGCGCGCTGCCTCGCCCGCCAGTTCGGCCTCGCCGCGCAGCACCGCGTCGAAGGCGCTTCCGTCCGAGCGCCATTCGAACGCGATGAACGCGGCGATCGCGTTGGAGATGTCGGTGAAGCGGATCGGCGCACCGCCCGCGATTTCCGGATAGACCGTCTCGAACTGCTCCCGGTACGCATCGATGGCCGCCACGCGCTGCGAAATCAGGTCCCACGCGCCCCCCTCGCCCGTGATCAGCCCCTGGCGCACGGCCGTCGAGATGTCGTTCTCGCCATAATGGCCGGCCATCTCGTCCTGCGACAGCACCGGAAACATGGTCTGCGCGGACAGGATGTTGTCGAACCCGGCCACCATCTCGTCCTCGAGCGGCGTGCGCAGACCCGACGGGCGCGCCGGATCGGCTTCGATCCGTCCGTCATGGAACATCACGGTGAACTCGCGCGCGCCCAGATTGAACAGGGCCGGCGCGTTGCGGGGGATGCGCTGCTCGGGCCGGTTGTCGGGATCGACCCGGCGGTCGGGGCCCAGCCCGATGCCGCCCTCGCCGAGCGCCAGCGACACGCCGTCGCCGGTGCCGAAGCGGGGATGATGGCAGGTCGCGCACGAGATGTTGCGGTTGCCCGACAGGATCGGGTCCCAGAAGAGCTGCCAGCCGAGCCGCGCCTCGGCCTCGTCGACCGGTACATACATCGCATCGGTGACCGGCGGCGGCAGGTCGGCCGCCTCGGCGACGCCGGACCAGACCAGCAGCGCGCATGCGGCAACGGCGAAACTGCGCATCTGAACCTCCCGTATCCCCGTCCACCGTGCCGCCGCGCGCGGGCAAATGCAATCGCCGCGTCGCGGCTGCCCGGACACCGCCGACTTGCCTCGGTGACCGCGTCCTGCGGCATCGCATCTGCGACGGTTGACTGTACCCTCCGGGTATTGGAGAGGGAACCGCGCACGCGTGGCCGAGTTGAGCGACGTGCAAGGGGCGGATTGTCCTTTTCAGCGCCTGCCCGACCCTGTCCCGATCCACCCGGAAAACACCGGTCCATGAACACCTATCGCAACACGCCGTTCGACGCGCTCGAAGTGGGCATGGAAGCCTCGGCCCAGCGTCTGTGCCGCGCCGAGGACTTTCTCGTCTACGCCTCCTCGTCGGGCAATCACAATCCGGTGCACCTGCCCAAGTCCGACCACGACGGCGACGGAAAGGCCGACGAGCCGATCGCGCCCTCCATGTGGGTCGCATCGCTGATCTCGTCCGTGCTCGGCAACCAGTTGCCCGGACCCGGCACGCTCTATGACAGCCAGAGCCTGCGCTTTCTGGGCCGCGCCCATGCCGGCGACGAGCTGACGGTCCATGTCCGGCTCACCGAAAAGCGCGACGAGCGCATCGCCGTGTTCGTGACCACCATCACGAAGGCCGACGGCACGCCGATCGTCGAGGGCGAGGCGACGGTCATCGCGCCGGCGGCCGGGATGAGCTTTGAGGCCGACGACCTGCCCGGCCTCACCGTGCAGCGGCACGTCCATTTCGACCGGCTTCTGGAACTGGCCGAGCCCCTGCCCCCCTGCCGACCGCCGTGGTGGCGCCGGACGATCCCAATTCGCTTGGCGGCGCGCTGCTGGCGGCAGAGCGCACGCTGATCACGCCGATCCTTGTCGGCAGCGAGAAAAAGATCCGCGAAACGGCCGTCGAAATGGGCGTCGATCTGCGCCCGTTCGAGATCGTCGACGCGCCGACCGACTCGGTCGCGGCGGCGCGCGCCGTCCAGCTCGTCCATGAAGGCCGGGCAGGCGCGGTCATGAAGGGACACCTGCACACCGACGACCTGCTGCGTGCCATCGTGCGCACCGATGGCGGCCTGCGCACGCGGCGCCGGCTCAGCCACGTCTTCTGCATGGACGTGCCGGGCCTCGATCACCTGCTGATGATCACCGACGCGGCGATCAACATCGCCCCGGCGCTCAACGAGAAGGTCGACATCATCCAGAACGCGATCGATCTGGGTCGCGCGCTCGGCGTCGAAACGCCAAAGGTCGCGGTGCTGTCGGCGGTCGAGACGGTCAATCCGAAGCTGCCCTCGACCATCGAGGCGGCGGCGCTCGCCAAGATGGCCGACCGGGGTCAGATCCGCGGCGGCATCGTCGACGGCCCGCTCGCCATGGACAACGCGGTCGACGAGGACGCGGCGCGTACCAAGGGCATCCGCTCGCTGGTCGCCGGCCATGCCGACATCCTGCTCGCGCCCAATCTGGAGGCGGCCAACATGATCGCAAAGCAGCTCACCTTCCTGGCGCACGCCGAGGCGGGCGGCATCGTGCTCGGCGCCAAGTGCCCGGTGATCTTGTCAAGCCGCGCCGATGACGACAAGGCGCGCCTTGCCTCCTGCGCGGTGGCGGCCCTTTATCACGACTGGCAGATCAGGCAGTAGGCGCGGCGATGTCCGACACCGTCATCCTGACGCTGAACGCGGGCTCCTCGTCGATCAAGTTCGCGGTCTTCGAGCCCGGCGAAGAACCGGCCCTGCGCGCATCCGGTCAGGTGGAGAACCTGTCGCCGAGCCAGCAGACCCGGCTGATCGTCGACCGGGACGGCGACAGGCAGACCGCCGACATCGCCGCCAACGACCATGCCGGCGCGCTCGCCGCGATCCTCGATCATGCAGAACAATTGTTCGGCGGCGCCACGGTCGCCGGCGTCGGCCATCGCGTCGTCCATGGCGGCACGGACTTCACGGTCCCGACGCTGCTGCAACCGGACACGATCGCCGCCCTGCGTGCGCTCGAACCACTCGCGCCTCTGCACCAGCCGCACAACCTGGCCTGCGTCGAGGCCGCTTCGGCCGCCTTTCCGGACGCGCTGCAGATCGCCTGCTTCGACACCGCGTTCCACCGCACCCATCCGTTCGTCAACGACACCTTCGCCCTGCCCCGGCAATGGTTCGACCGCGGCGTGCGCCGCTACGGCTTTCACGGCCTGTCCTACGACTACATTACCTCGGAGATCGCCCGCACCGAGCCGGACTTGTCCACGGGCCGCGTCGTCATCGCCCATCTGGGCAATGGCGCGTCCATGTGCGCGGTCCGTGACGGGCGTTCGGTCGGCTCGACCATGGGTTTCACCGCGCTCGACGGCCTGCCGATGGGAACGCGCTGCGGTCAGATCGACCCGGGCGTGCTCCTGTACATGATGCAGCATGAGGGCATGGGCGCCGACGCCATCGCCGATCTTCTCTACCGCGAAAGCGGGCTGAAGGGCCTGTCCGGCCTGACCCATGACATGCGCACGCTGGAAGCCAGCGACAATCCGCGCGCGGCCGAGGCGATCGACTATTTCGTCTTCCGCATCCGCCGCGAACTGGGCGGCATGAGCGCGGTGCTCGGCGGGCTCGACGCGCTGGTCTTCACCGGCGGCATCGGCGAGAATTCGGCCCGCGTGCGGCGCGAGGTCTGTTCGGGCATGGATTGGCTGGGCATCGCCATCGACCACGACAGGAACGCCGGCAACGCCCGCGATATCGGCACGGACCGGGTCCGCGTGATGGTGATCCCGACCAACGAGGAACTGGTGATGGCGCGCGCCGTCGCAGGCGCCCTGTCGGCGGCTCACTGAACCGAGCGATACCAGTCGACGATGGCGCGGCGCTCGGCCTCTTCCATGAAGGATACGTTCGCCGGCGGCATGGCGTGGGTCACACCCGACTGGACGTAGATGTCTCGCGCATGCGCGGCAATCTGCGCATGGGTTTCGAGCCGCACCCCGTTGGGCGGAAACAGGATGCCGTCCCAGAAC
Proteins encoded in this region:
- a CDS encoding cytochrome-c peroxidase; protein product: MRSFAVAACALLVWSGVAEAADLPPPVTDAMYVPVDEAEARLGWQLFWDPILSGNRNISCATCHHPRFGTGDGVSLALGEGGIGLGPDRRVDPDNRPEQRIPRNAPALFNLGAREFTVMFHDGRIEADPARPSGLRTPLEDEMVAGFDNILSAQTMFPVLSQDEMAGHYGENDISTAVRQGLITGEGGAWDLISQRVAAIDAYREQFETVYPEIAGGAPIRFTDISNAIAAFIAFEWRSDGSAFDAVLRGEAELAGEAARGMELFYGAADCARCHQGPFLTDHDFHAMGQPQIGPGKGARFETHRRDVGRMRVTGDPADAYRFRTPSLRNVALTAPYGHAGAFATLEAFVRHHVDPRTELAAYDAAQAVLPTLEGADDFAVLDDAGELSAIADVVEIAPVALEDRDVAALVAFLKTLTDEAAAKGRFGIPDAVPSGLKVER
- a CDS encoding MaoC/PaaZ C-terminal domain-containing protein; amino-acid sequence: MNTYRNTPFDALEVGMEASAQRLCRAEDFLVYASSSGNHNPVHLPKSDHDGDGKADEPIAPSMWVASLISSVLGNQLPGPGTLYDSQSLRFLGRAHAGDELTVHVRLTEKRDERIAVFVTTITKADGTPIVEGEATVIAPAAGMSFEADDLPGLTVQRHVHFDRLLELAEPLPPCRPPWWRRTIPIRLAARCWRQSAR
- a CDS encoding bifunctional enoyl-CoA hydratase/phosphate acetyltransferase; amino-acid sequence: MAPDDPNSLGGALLAAERTLITPILVGSEKKIRETAVEMGVDLRPFEIVDAPTDSVAAARAVQLVHEGRAGAVMKGHLHTDDLLRAIVRTDGGLRTRRRLSHVFCMDVPGLDHLLMITDAAINIAPALNEKVDIIQNAIDLGRALGVETPKVAVLSAVETVNPKLPSTIEAAALAKMADRGQIRGGIVDGPLAMDNAVDEDAARTKGIRSLVAGHADILLAPNLEAANMIAKQLTFLAHAEAGGIVLGAKCPVILSSRADDDKARLASCAVAALYHDWQIRQ
- a CDS encoding acetate/propionate family kinase, which gives rise to MSDTVILTLNAGSSSIKFAVFEPGEEPALRASGQVENLSPSQQTRLIVDRDGDRQTADIAANDHAGALAAILDHAEQLFGGATVAGVGHRVVHGGTDFTVPTLLQPDTIAALRALEPLAPLHQPHNLACVEAASAAFPDALQIACFDTAFHRTHPFVNDTFALPRQWFDRGVRRYGFHGLSYDYITSEIARTEPDLSTGRVVIAHLGNGASMCAVRDGRSVGSTMGFTALDGLPMGTRCGQIDPGVLLYMMQHEGMGADAIADLLYRESGLKGLSGLTHDMRTLEASDNPRAAEAIDYFVFRIRRELGGMSAVLGGLDALVFTGGIGENSARVRREVCSGMDWLGIAIDHDRNAGNARDIGTDRVRVMVIPTNEELVMARAVAGALSAAH